A genomic stretch from Natronomonas gomsonensis includes:
- a CDS encoding MFS transporter, with protein MFGTDRRVIVLALARMADAVANSFLIIVLPLYIASGELALPGFEGVSVLGIPVTIELLIGVALSLFGFLNSFAQPFTGRLSDRTGRRKIYILFGLTVLAVTSVAYAVVDSYEALLVVRALQGLGGAFVIPTTIALVNDLARSDAERGGNFGVFNTFRLIGFGFGPVVAGLVVQGGPYALPAGVTLSGFNAAFGVAVLGALLSFTLVTLLISDPPSTEADASDDLSVSVLGEDRLFDPVFVLGVGTLFMAISIALFATLQEPVNARLGQGSTWFGIQFSAVVVANVVLQVPIGRAADRIGRKPFLVGGLVILAPSVLAQGLVTSPWTMLLARLAHGISVAMVFAPALAVAGDLAKEGQSGTTLSVLTMAFGFGTAIGPLASGVLFGYGFVVPFVFGAALALAALVLVATQVEETLEGAVVPDFVPGGD; from the coding sequence ATGTTCGGGACGGACCGTCGAGTCATCGTGCTCGCGTTAGCGCGGATGGCCGACGCCGTTGCCAACTCGTTTCTCATCATCGTCCTGCCGCTGTACATCGCGAGTGGCGAACTCGCTCTGCCGGGGTTCGAGGGCGTCTCGGTGCTCGGGATTCCGGTCACCATCGAGTTGCTCATCGGCGTGGCGCTGTCGCTTTTCGGCTTCCTGAACAGTTTCGCCCAGCCCTTTACCGGGCGACTCTCGGACCGGACCGGCCGCCGGAAAATCTACATCCTCTTCGGGCTGACGGTGCTTGCGGTCACCTCGGTCGCCTACGCCGTCGTCGACAGCTACGAGGCGCTGCTTGTCGTCCGCGCGCTGCAGGGGCTTGGTGGGGCCTTCGTCATCCCGACGACCATCGCCTTGGTCAACGACCTCGCCCGCAGCGACGCCGAACGCGGCGGCAACTTCGGGGTGTTCAACACCTTCCGGCTCATCGGCTTCGGCTTTGGGCCCGTCGTCGCCGGTCTCGTCGTCCAGGGTGGCCCCTACGCACTTCCGGCCGGCGTGACGCTGTCGGGGTTCAACGCCGCCTTCGGCGTCGCCGTCCTCGGCGCGCTGCTCAGTTTCACGCTCGTGACGCTGCTCATCAGCGACCCGCCGAGTACGGAAGCCGACGCCTCCGACGACCTCTCCGTGTCGGTGCTGGGCGAAGACAGACTGTTCGACCCCGTGTTCGTCCTCGGCGTCGGCACGCTGTTCATGGCCATCTCGATTGCGCTGTTCGCGACGTTACAGGAACCGGTCAACGCCCGACTGGGTCAGGGCTCGACGTGGTTCGGAATCCAGTTTTCGGCGGTCGTCGTCGCCAACGTCGTCCTGCAGGTCCCCATCGGTCGCGCCGCCGACAGAATCGGCCGGAAGCCGTTCCTCGTCGGCGGCCTCGTCATCCTCGCGCCGTCGGTACTCGCACAGGGGCTCGTCACCTCGCCGTGGACGATGCTCCTCGCCCGCCTCGCTCACGGGATTTCGGTGGCGATGGTGTTCGCGCCGGCCCTCGCGGTGGCCGGCGACCTCGCCAAGGAGGGGCAATCCGGAACGACGCTGTCGGTGCTGACGATGGCGTTCGGGTTCGGCACCGCAATCGGGCCGCTTGCCTCGGGAGTGTTGTTCGGCTACGGCTTCGTCGTCCCCTTCGTCTTCGGGGCGGCGCTGGCGCTTGCGGCGCTCGTCTTGGTCGCAACACAGGTCGAAGAAACGCTCGAAGGCGCGGTCGTTCCGGATTTCGTCCCCGGCGGCGATTAG
- a CDS encoding transcription factor S: MEFCDECGSMMHSEDDTWVCQSCGFEKARDTENEASMTTTEGQDTDSGPVDMSEVDDAEIGPTTKVNCPKCGHDRARYEMKQIRAADESETRFFTCVECDHKWREDDH; this comes from the coding sequence ATGGAGTTCTGCGACGAGTGCGGTTCGATGATGCACAGCGAGGACGACACGTGGGTGTGTCAGTCCTGTGGCTTCGAGAAGGCCCGCGACACCGAAAACGAAGCGAGCATGACGACGACGGAGGGCCAAGACACCGACAGCGGCCCGGTCGACATGTCCGAAGTCGACGATGCCGAAATCGGTCCGACGACGAAGGTCAACTGCCCGAAATGTGGCCACGACCGTGCTCGCTACGAGATGAAACAGATTCGCGCGGCCGACGAGTCCGAGACCCGCTTTTTCACCTGCGTCGAGTGCGACCACAAGTGGCGCGAAGACGACCACTGA
- a CDS encoding amidohydrolase: MSTDRRSRLVALRRELHRHPEPAWKEFWTTARIVEELRSVGVDELHVGRDALGEERLSVPDEAELDEWVDRAREAGADPDLVEAMAGGWTGCVAVIEQGEGPVVGLRVDIDGLPREESTDDEHHPAREGFRSETGAMHACGHDAHATIGIGVIEAIKESDFSGTLKVFFQPAEEVIGGGKPMSESGHLDDVAYLFALHVGLDFPTGEVVAGIGDILAVTQFYTTFTGYPGHAGARPEEGRNAVQAMATAVQNLYGIPRHSEGASRVNAGRVGGGTATNIIPEEAFVHGEVRGETTEIRDFTFERAEKVFEGAATSHDCEVDIEIEGEAPSAESDEALVDVVHSVSSAHPEVTQPTRRGSLGGSEDATFLMQYVQDNGGLATYVGIGTDHPGGHHTATFDVDEDSLEIGVDVLSEAIETVCHERP; the protein is encoded by the coding sequence ATGAGCACTGACCGCCGCAGCCGGCTGGTCGCGTTGCGCCGCGAACTCCACCGTCACCCCGAACCCGCATGGAAGGAGTTCTGGACGACGGCCCGCATCGTCGAGGAACTGCGCTCCGTCGGCGTCGACGAACTGCACGTCGGCCGCGACGCCCTCGGCGAGGAACGCCTCTCGGTACCCGACGAGGCGGAACTCGACGAGTGGGTCGACCGCGCCCGCGAGGCCGGCGCTGACCCCGACCTCGTGGAGGCGATGGCCGGCGGCTGGACTGGCTGTGTCGCCGTCATCGAGCAGGGTGAGGGTCCCGTCGTCGGACTGCGCGTCGACATCGACGGCCTGCCGCGTGAGGAGTCGACCGACGACGAACACCACCCCGCACGCGAGGGGTTCCGCTCGGAAACCGGGGCGATGCACGCCTGCGGTCACGACGCCCACGCCACCATCGGCATCGGCGTCATCGAGGCCATCAAGGAAAGCGACTTCTCGGGGACGCTGAAGGTGTTCTTCCAGCCCGCCGAGGAGGTCATCGGCGGCGGCAAGCCGATGTCGGAATCGGGTCATCTCGACGACGTGGCGTACCTCTTTGCCCTCCACGTCGGCCTCGACTTCCCGACCGGCGAGGTCGTCGCCGGCATCGGTGACATCCTCGCAGTCACGCAGTTTTACACGACGTTCACCGGCTATCCGGGCCACGCTGGCGCCCGTCCCGAGGAGGGACGAAACGCCGTGCAGGCGATGGCAACTGCTGTCCAGAACCTCTATGGGATTCCCCGTCACAGCGAGGGTGCCTCGCGGGTCAACGCCGGCCGTGTCGGCGGCGGTACGGCGACGAACATCATTCCCGAGGAGGCGTTCGTTCACGGCGAGGTTCGCGGCGAGACGACCGAAATCCGCGATTTCACCTTCGAACGCGCCGAGAAGGTGTTCGAGGGCGCGGCGACCTCCCACGACTGCGAGGTCGACATCGAAATCGAAGGGGAGGCCCCATCGGCCGAGAGCGACGAGGCGCTCGTCGATGTCGTTCACTCGGTGTCGTCGGCCCACCCCGAGGTGACTCAACCGACTCGTCGTGGCTCTCTCGGCGGCAGCGAGGACGCAACGTTCCTCATGCAGTACGTCCAGGACAACGGCGGACTCGCCACCTACGTCGGCATCGGAACCGACCACCCCGGCGGCCACCACACAGCCACGTTCGACGTAGACGAGGACTCCCTAGAAATCGGCGTCGACGTGCTGAGCGAGGCTATCGAGACCGTCTGCCACGAGCGGCCGTAA
- a CDS encoding uS10/mL48 family ribosomal protein, which produces MPFVTTLTLQSGDRDVLERVAGDIKERAERKGVELRGPHAESPDDHSVPQSKRLDADAAAFGSWRYTIYTRTMEIVGHDEFARNAAGQEFPPGVHIDVDVERVSAPGSR; this is translated from the coding sequence ATGCCCTTCGTCACTACCCTGACGCTCCAAAGCGGGGACCGAGACGTCCTCGAACGCGTCGCCGGGGACATCAAGGAGCGTGCGGAACGCAAGGGCGTCGAGTTGCGTGGGCCACACGCCGAGTCGCCCGACGACCACTCGGTGCCGCAGTCGAAGCGTCTCGACGCCGACGCCGCGGCCTTCGGTTCGTGGCGGTACACGATTTACACGCGGACGATGGAAATCGTCGGCCACGACGAGTTCGCCCGCAACGCCGCCGGCCAGGAGTTCCCGCCCGGCGTCCACATCGATGTCGACGTCGAGCGCGTTTCCGCACCCGGCTCCCGTTAG
- a CDS encoding bis(5'-nucleosyl)-tetraphosphatase, with the protein MIEATSAGAILFRDTRGRREYLLLKSRPGDWEFPKGGVEGEEELQQTAIREVKEEAGIEDFRLLDGFREDYDYVFEANGNTIHKTVHLFVAKSYEASAELSSEHRDLQWRDYEQAINTITQDGPREILEDAHDFIDEALEDDEE; encoded by the coding sequence ATGATAGAGGCCACGAGCGCGGGAGCCATCCTCTTTCGCGATACGCGTGGCCGGCGCGAGTACCTGCTGCTCAAGTCCCGGCCCGGCGATTGGGAGTTCCCCAAAGGCGGCGTCGAGGGCGAGGAAGAACTCCAGCAGACCGCCATCCGCGAAGTGAAAGAGGAGGCCGGAATCGAGGATTTCCGGCTGTTAGACGGCTTCCGAGAAGATTACGACTACGTGTTCGAAGCGAACGGAAACACCATCCACAAGACAGTCCACCTGTTCGTCGCCAAGTCCTACGAGGCGTCGGCGGAGTTGTCCTCGGAGCACCGCGACCTGCAGTGGCGCGACTACGAGCAGGCCATCAACACCATCACACAGGACGGACCCCGGGAGATACTCGAAGACGCACACGACTTCATCGACGAGGCGCTCGAAGACGACGAGGAGTGA
- a CDS encoding RIO1 family regulatory kinase/ATPase domain-containing protein, giving the protein MAFRRLLKATVPDSALQAVAEEVAARYGESSAEYESLEADNWLSVPLVVNEQWFVKVIADQHTLLHGLLTTGRNLGALSSGTEGFFERFSTPYEMAEHELESTSRMHELGINAPVPIEAFEHDGFGVLVLEYLPSFRTLDELPPAEAESFTPELFENLSRMHKAGLAHGDLREENVLVAPDDDGAEALYFIDATRVREEAIEDATAYDLACALASLAPHLGATVAVEAASEWYSDEQLLAAREFLDFVKMRPDHDFDGALVKGEIEKLAA; this is encoded by the coding sequence ATGGCATTCCGACGACTCCTCAAGGCGACCGTTCCGGACTCGGCGCTGCAAGCGGTCGCCGAGGAGGTGGCGGCCCGCTACGGGGAGTCGTCGGCGGAGTACGAGTCGCTGGAGGCCGACAACTGGCTGTCGGTCCCGCTCGTCGTCAACGAGCAGTGGTTCGTGAAGGTCATCGCCGACCAACACACCCTGCTTCACGGCCTGTTGACGACCGGTCGGAACCTCGGTGCGCTCTCTTCAGGGACCGAGGGGTTCTTCGAGCGTTTCTCGACGCCCTACGAGATGGCCGAACACGAACTGGAGTCGACGAGTCGGATGCACGAACTCGGCATCAACGCACCCGTCCCCATCGAGGCGTTCGAACACGACGGCTTCGGCGTCCTCGTCTTGGAGTATCTCCCCTCGTTTCGGACGCTCGACGAACTGCCACCGGCGGAGGCGGAGTCGTTTACCCCCGAGCTGTTCGAGAACCTCTCGCGGATGCACAAGGCGGGACTCGCCCACGGCGATTTACGCGAGGAGAACGTCCTCGTGGCGCCCGACGACGACGGCGCGGAGGCGCTGTACTTCATCGATGCGACCCGGGTTCGGGAGGAGGCAATCGAGGACGCGACGGCCTACGACCTCGCGTGTGCGTTGGCGTCGCTGGCGCCACATCTCGGGGCGACGGTGGCCGTCGAGGCGGCCAGCGAGTGGTACTCCGACGAGCAACTGCTCGCCGCCCGGGAGTTTCTCGACTTCGTGAAGATGCGGCCCGACCACGACTTCGACGGCGCGCTCGTCAAAGGCGAAATCGAGAAGTTGGCCGCATGA
- a CDS encoding acyl-CoA dehydrogenase family protein, with protein sequence MDFTLPDEHRMIQEVVRDFCEAELEPIAQDIEDEHRFPEEIFEELADLDLMGVPVPEEYGGAGGDYLMYAVVAEELGRVSGSVGLSYVAHTSLGLMPIVKFGTEEQKEKWARPLAEGEGMGSWALTEPSSGSDASDMDTMAEKDGDEYVINGTKQFITNATVANSVLVKAVTEPGAGYDGISTFIVDPENDDGFEVSTVWDKMGLNASPTCEIQLDDVRVPEERLLGEEGEGWNQTKKTLDGGRISIAALSTGLGVGAFEAARQYATEREQFGSPISKFDAVRDMVVSMDRKIERARLLTHKAATMYDNGEDVTRISSLAKLDASEICREIAEDAVQVHGGYGYTTDFAPQRFYRDAKLMEIGEGTSEIQHLVLGRELGL encoded by the coding sequence ATGGACTTCACACTGCCTGACGAACACCGGATGATTCAGGAAGTCGTCCGGGACTTCTGTGAGGCGGAACTCGAACCCATCGCACAGGACATCGAGGACGAACACCGCTTCCCCGAGGAGATATTCGAGGAACTGGCGGACCTCGATTTGATGGGCGTTCCCGTCCCCGAGGAGTACGGCGGTGCGGGCGGCGACTACCTCATGTACGCCGTCGTCGCCGAGGAACTCGGCCGCGTCTCCGGGTCGGTCGGCCTCTCGTACGTCGCCCACACCTCACTCGGGTTGATGCCCATCGTCAAGTTCGGCACCGAAGAACAGAAGGAGAAATGGGCCCGGCCGCTGGCAGAAGGCGAGGGGATGGGGTCGTGGGCACTCACCGAACCCTCCTCCGGGAGCGACGCCTCCGATATGGACACCATGGCCGAGAAGGACGGCGACGAGTACGTCATCAACGGCACCAAACAGTTCATCACGAACGCAACCGTCGCGAACAGCGTCCTCGTGAAGGCCGTCACCGAACCCGGCGCGGGCTACGACGGCATCTCGACGTTCATCGTCGACCCCGAAAACGACGACGGCTTCGAGGTGTCGACGGTGTGGGACAAGATGGGACTGAACGCCTCACCCACCTGTGAAATACAACTCGACGACGTTCGGGTTCCCGAAGAGCGCCTGCTCGGCGAGGAGGGCGAGGGGTGGAACCAGACGAAGAAGACCTTAGACGGCGGTCGCATCTCCATCGCCGCGCTGTCGACGGGCCTCGGCGTCGGCGCCTTCGAAGCCGCCCGGCAGTACGCCACCGAACGCGAGCAGTTCGGCAGTCCCATCTCGAAGTTCGACGCCGTCCGCGACATGGTCGTCTCGATGGACCGGAAAATCGAGCGGGCGCGACTGCTCACCCACAAGGCCGCGACGATGTACGACAACGGCGAGGACGTGACGCGCATCTCCTCGCTCGCGAAACTCGACGCCTCCGAAATCTGCCGTGAAATCGCCGAAGACGCCGTGCAGGTCCACGGCGGCTACGGCTACACGACGGACTTCGCTCCCCAGCGCTTCTACCGGGACGCGAAGCTCATGGAAATCGGCGAGGGAACGAGCGAAATCCAACACCTCGTGTTGGGTCGAGAGCTCGGATTGTAA
- a CDS encoding GNAT family N-acetyltransferase codes for MEVREATADDGPTVRSIALRSMEASYSLSPSTIEGAIRQWYGVDKFAEKLDDDEVQLLIAEEDGEPVAFSESALVDDRGDIHWLHVAAIYRGQGIGHALYEETRERLESAGAETIRGLVLADNTEGNRFWEKRGLTKVGEGSVEIDGTAFVENIYVDHEGSEIQPIVVDDRELYVDRSDSDRGSKAAFYTVYSDEDRENKYGYYCGSCESLVTSMDSMGRLECDSCGNQLKPTRWDAAYM; via the coding sequence ATGGAGGTACGCGAAGCAACGGCTGACGACGGCCCGACGGTACGGTCTATCGCGCTCCGGTCGATGGAGGCGTCGTACTCGTTGAGTCCGAGCACCATCGAGGGAGCGATTCGACAGTGGTACGGGGTCGACAAATTCGCCGAGAAACTCGACGACGACGAGGTACAGCTCCTCATCGCCGAGGAGGACGGCGAACCGGTGGCGTTCTCCGAGAGCGCCCTCGTCGACGACCGCGGCGACATCCACTGGCTCCACGTCGCCGCGATATACCGCGGACAGGGAATCGGGCATGCCCTCTACGAGGAGACCCGCGAGCGACTCGAATCCGCCGGCGCCGAGACCATCCGCGGACTCGTTCTCGCGGACAACACCGAGGGTAACCGGTTCTGGGAGAAACGCGGACTCACGAAAGTCGGGGAAGGAAGCGTCGAAATCGACGGTACCGCCTTCGTCGAAAACATCTACGTCGACCACGAGGGCTCGGAAATCCAGCCCATCGTCGTCGACGACCGCGAACTGTACGTCGACCGAAGCGACTCCGACCGCGGCTCGAAAGCCGCCTTCTACACCGTCTACTCCGACGAAGACCGGGAGAACAAGTACGGTTACTACTGTGGCTCGTGTGAATCGCTCGTCACGTCGATGGACTCGATGGGGCGACTGGAGTGTGACTCCTGTGGCAACCAGCTAAAACCGACTCGCTGGGACGCCGCCTACATGTAA
- a CDS encoding metal-dependent hydrolase: protein MMLPTHALVGLALAAPLAVYAPELAPAALLGGLLGGIFPDLDLYSGHRKTLHYPTLYPVAALPAVLAAFVWTGPISVAVALFLLGATLHCRMDVYGGGLELRPWEGTSERAVYDHTRKEWLPPRRAVAYDGSPGDLALSAAVGVPLFVVLDGAFAWAVVAALAVAAAYVTLRRRLANLAPRVFRYVPEPFAAYVPERYGTN from the coding sequence ATGATGCTGCCGACGCACGCGCTCGTCGGGCTTGCGCTCGCGGCGCCGCTTGCGGTGTACGCCCCGGAACTGGCGCCAGCGGCGCTTCTCGGCGGGCTCCTCGGCGGAATATTCCCCGACCTCGATTTGTACTCGGGCCACCGGAAGACGCTGCACTACCCGACGCTGTACCCGGTTGCGGCGCTCCCGGCAGTCCTCGCCGCGTTCGTCTGGACGGGGCCGATTTCGGTCGCCGTCGCCCTGTTCCTCCTAGGTGCCACCCTCCACTGTCGGATGGACGTCTACGGTGGGGGGCTCGAACTTCGGCCGTGGGAAGGCACCTCCGAGCGGGCGGTGTACGACCACACTCGCAAGGAGTGGCTCCCGCCCCGTCGGGCAGTCGCCTACGACGGGTCTCCCGGTGACCTCGCGCTATCGGCCGCCGTCGGCGTGCCGCTTTTCGTCGTCCTTGACGGCGCCTTCGCGTGGGCTGTCGTCGCCGCACTCGCGGTGGCGGCGGCGTACGTCACGCTGCGGCGCCGACTCGCCAACCTCGCGCCGAGGGTGTTCCGGTACGTCCCCGAACCGTTCGCCGCCTACGTGCCCGAGCGCTACGGGACGAACTGA